The proteins below come from a single Plasmodium sp. gorilla clade G2 genome assembly, chromosome: 13 genomic window:
- a CDS encoding phosphoethanolamine N-methyltransferase, which yields MTLLENLSSDKTFLENNQYTDEGVKVYEFIFGENYISSGGLEATKKILSDIELNENSKVLDIGSGLGGGCMYMNEKFGAHTYGIDICSNIVSMANERVVGNKKIIFESNDILTKEFPENHFDLIYSRDSILHLSLENKNILFQKCYKWLKPNGTLLITDYCAAEKENWDDEFKEYVKQRKYTLITVEEYADTLAACNFKNVVSKDLSDYWNELLEGELKKLYEKKEEFLKLFSEKKFIGLEDGWTRKIKDSKRKMQRWGYFKATKN from the exons atgACTTTGCTTGAAAACTTAAGCTCTGATAAAACATTCCTGGAAAATAATCAATATACCGATGAAG gTGTAAAAGTTTATGAGTTCATTTTTGGAGa aaattatatatcatcCGGAGGTTTGGAAGCCACAAAAAAAATCTTGAGCGATATTGAACTTAATGAAAATTCGAAAGTTTTag atatCGGATCCGGTTTAGGAGGTGGTTGTATGTATATGAATGAGAAATTCGGAGCTCATACTTACGGTATTGATATATGTTCTAATATTGTAAGTATGGCTAATGAAAGAGTTGTTGgaaataagaaaattattttcgaatctaatgatatattaacaaaAGAATTTCCTGAGAATCATTTTGATTTAATTTATAGTAGAGATTCAATATTACATTTATCtcttgaaaataaaaatatattattccaGAAATGTTACAAGTGGTTGAAACCAAATGGTACTTTATTAATTACAGATTATTGTGCAgctgaaaaagaaaattggGATGATGAATTTAAAGAATATGTAaaacaaagaaaatatacattaataACTGTTGAAGAATATGCTGATACTCTTGCTGCttgtaattttaaaaatgttgtATCAAAAGATTTAAGTGATTATTGGAATGAATTATTAGAAGGAGaacttaaaaaattatatgaaaagaaagaagaatttttaaaattattttcagaaaaaaaatttattggTCTTGAAGATGGATGGACAAGAAAAATTAAGGATAGCAAGAGAAAAATGCAAAGATGGGGTTATTTTAAGGCCaccaaaaattaa
- a CDS encoding tRNA guanosine-2'-O-methyltransferase, putative, with translation MPFLIWFSSHNKYDDCKISELNSLLEIYGYGKKEYDEKEKKKENDKYKDEGYNINHIELFEAVKKSSVSKNIEWEEKFKVSRMITNKFRNEVFLKTNISEEDLWVNVISRSVLIKGVIELWSEGNSYNEILKELLLKKDLFEKTLKDKKWCFCFNSYGKIINQEEKVDKMNFFKILLEPYTNIDLINPQVQIGLIEEYEQENYHSTILKKVYFGKCIALRRNQYMNNLNKIKKDHKIIGKPKIAWWTSYALNKRPILGPTTTDNDLAFIMCNIAKIKKGHIVLDPFVGSGGLLVTSSIFDAICIGNDIDIRLLKGYKLSYLNPHMKHKSNNKSIFQNFIYYNLNIPEIIVSDNSKPIWNFFHKPWVDAIITDPPYGNRATVRICVTNNVEMNGVQNNDILPTSLKNHQDINDNNNNNDDDNNNNDDDNNNNDDNNFCSNEEQLKKKEKNISNAKTITYNCISAVKDLLNIASYVLVDNGMLVFLFPIQLDTIQEEINILKHPDFYLISYDLQTFTPITGRLIVSMQRKARNA, from the coding sequence atgccTTTTCTCATTTGGTTTAGTagtcataataaatatgatgattGTAAAATTAGTGAATTAAATTCGTTGCTGGAAATATATGGATATGGAAAAAAGGAGTacgatgaaaaagaaaaaaaaaaagaaaatgataaatataaggacgaaggatataatataaatcacaTAGAATTATTCGAGGCAGTAAAAAAAAGTAGTGTTAGTAAAAATATAGAGTGGgaagaaaaatttaaagTTAGTAGGATGATTACAAATAAATTTAGAAATGAAGTATTTcttaaaacaaatatatcaGAAGAAGATTTATGGGTAAATGTAATATCAAGAAGTGTATTAATAAAAGGTGTTATTGAATTATGGAGTGAAGGAAAttcatataatgaaatattaaaagaattattattaaaaaaagatttatttgaaaaaacaTTGAAAGATAAGAAATGgtgtttttgttttaattcatatgggaaaataattaatcaagaagaaaaagtagacaaaatgaatttttttaaaatattattagaaCCATATACAAATATTGATTTAATAAATCCACAAGTACAAATTGGATTAATTGAAGAATATGAACAAGAAAATTATCATTCGactatattaaaaaaagtttATTTTGGAAAATGTATTGCTCTTCGTAGAAAtcaatatatgaataatttaaataaaataaaaaaggatcATAAAATAATTGGAAAACCAAAAATAGCTTGGTGGACATCATATGCATTAAATAAAAGACCAATATTAGGACCCACCACAACTGATAATGATTTAGCTTTTATAATGTGTAATAtagcaaaaataaaaaaaggtcATATTGTTTTAGATCCTTTTGTTGGTTCAGGTGGTTTATTAGTAACAAGTTCTATTTTTGATGCTATATGTATTGGTAATGATATTGATATAAGGTTATTAAAAGGATATAAATTATCTTATTTAAATCCTCATATGAAacataaaagtaataataaatcaatatttcaaaattttatatattataatttaaatataccaGAAATTATTGTATCTGATAATTCAAAACCTATTTGGAACTTTTTTCATAAGCCATGGGTTGATGCTATAATTACAGATCCACCATATGGTAATAGAGCAACCGTAAGAATTTGTGTTACTAATAATGTAGAAATGAATGGTGttcaaaataatgatatctTACCTACATCTTTAAAAAATCACCAAGATAtaaatgacaataataataataatgatgatgataataataataatgatgatgataataataataatgatgataataatttttgtaGTAATGAGgaacaattaaaaaagaaagaaaaaaatatttcaaatgCGAAAACTATTACATATAATTGTATATCAGCTGTAAaggatttattaaatattgcATCATATGTACTTGTTGATAATGGTATGTTGGTTTTTTTGTTTCCTATACAATTAGATACTATacaagaagaaataaatattttaaaacatcccgatttttatttaatttcttaTGATTTACAAACATTTACTCCTATCACCGGAAGACTTATAGTATCCATGCAGAGAAAGGCAAGAAATgcataa
- a CDS encoding DNA repair protein RAD5, putative has product MTSSNYFKNDSKVYKESDNVSNYNYDSDVIEIISLNDNDTFNTNTQNSSYFSKDVKKNIDYNKNKEMSSDIEIIEDIGNYKYEKIKLEKLKEHQLNCKKAEFIRNKGVYFEYYLGCIETESIILSSEVCEIKDDKNVIINYEISPKSTKRSYSPMYTLKINNNYDISNDYIRIIGRNIPMNNKKVKKKKVSSNKKNSASSNDDYYEQKYDTNKIISADQKFVEYDKCKSEVLKDIYEGYSCIRIRHNNRDISKLKSNLSKTLSVLLVLNAIRIEIKLEKISQSELKFGGSLKTFVHVILYPDAFKIDSHKFHEYNSLIKYSVNNMFKELKITPLRLAKNVDEETLDTYKVNKDDLLTSVSPLKSIIINYNNKKDQNINKSGETSSGFCTPHKALGYIDSKKTIDITNLSGAKEEEEIIDSLSENDIEEKNEEATNLVFVEEKFRGGYLLEDFEEIYPNEYYFKPMLKTYQAEGVWWMYTRENPPEYTKKLEQDKSNINEIIIDDVIKIPTQKDDTEKVYKNNNNQGKEITIVDITNIYKNENYEQKFNGKIEKDHLNIKDEYKKCYHKVNSKTENFETNIKNEKCYMKTECKEEIINDTIKCKKSIDHVKVEESSDYENADDDIRNREPLNPLWEEHAFIPNIKIYEKDTLVCILKYFYVNKLTGAFSLTYPQFVPPFRGGILADEMGLGKTIQSIGLITHDIYHNKLYTKNNNLGNKKNFTYLIENTIKGVHFKRGGTLVIAPLALIYQWKEEIERHTKEGFVTCYIYYGTSKDISSEELSGYSVVLTTYSTLVSEYKNTLNKKFTNKTENNNKSRYTNKESFFKDQSSSITKQKMNNFFMKTVLNTGNKNNDNIFFDNKKKNSTMLYNMKEYPLYNITWRRIIIDEAHVIKNKNSIQSVAVWKLRGERNWCLTGTPIQNSIFDIFPLFRFLGIKPYGTIEWWNKEIVDYVNKNKLNLALDVVRKISSPILLRRTKKSKTKDGNSIISLPKKNIHLEKLEFSLEEEDFYRAIFYRSKTKFDTYMHDGNVLSHYSHVLQLLLRLRQCCSHPLLLFSKPFFEEWNRDDINDALKNKTNNEINGDDLKKSEYINNTDVNAYKIEKNKIDEEIDYNNSSFNKIDHSNENNIGNNLIYNFILGSTKSKNIDDDYAKELEILKNGNVMQCCICLEDATYPLISKCLHIMCKKCADNYFHLTQIADKKCPQCDNYISLKSLKTLQENKSPLDDLLKKMKKDNFVYSTKLKKLFEHVQKDMQNELHIVVFSQWIGFLKIIEKLLNIHNIANKIYDGSLTFEQRKATLNWFNIQKGKIYQPGVGFIKPSYVIPVENFAGKVLLCSLKAGGVGLNLTVSSKVYLMDLWWNPAIEDQAFERVHRIGQLKEVNIYKFVLEKTVEERILQIHQSKQYTANQILTQEGNKLNTEMNMIPQKLGMDDFILMFKDWNTDE; this is encoded by the exons atgactagttcaaattattttaaaaatgatagcAAGGTCTATAAAGAATCAGATAACGTATCAAACTATAATTATGATAGCGATGTGATAGAAATAATAAgtttaaatgataatgatacaTTTAATACTAATACTCAAAATTCAAGTTATTTTTCGAAGGAtgttaaaaagaatatagattataataaaaataaggaaaTGTCTAGCGATA TTGAAATTATTGAAGACATAggtaattataaatatgaaaaaataaaattggaAAAGTTAAAAGAACACCAATTAAATTGTAAGAAAGCAGAATTTATTAGAAATAAAGGAgtttattttgaatattatcTTGGATGTATAGAAACTGAATCTATTATTTTATCAAGTGAAGTATGTGAAATTAAAGATGATAAGaatgttataataaattatgagATATCTCCTAAGTCTACAAAAAGATCATATTCACCTATGtatacattaaaaataaataataattatgatatatcAAATGATTATATTAGAATTATAGGTAGAAATATACCtatgaataataagaaagttaaaaaaaaaaaagtttcaagcaataaaaaaaattctgcTTCTAGTAATGATGATTATTATGAACAGAAATATGAtacaaacaaaataatatctgCTGATCAAAAATTTGTTGAATATGACAAATGTAAAAGTGAAgtattaaaagatatatatgaagGTTATTCATGTATAAGAATCAGACATAATAATAGagatatatcaaaattaaaaagtaatTTATCTAAAACATTATCTGTTCTTTTAGTATTGAATGCTATAAGaatagaaataaaattagaaaaaatatctCAAAGTGAATTAAAATTTGGTGGTAGCTTAAAAACATTTGTTcatgttattttatatccTGATGCTTTTAAAATTGATTCACATAAATTCCatgaatataattctttaattaaatatagtgttaataatatgtttaagGAGTTAAAAATAACTCCTTTACGCTTAGCTAAGAATGTTGATGAGGAAACCTTAGATACTTATAAGGTGAATAAAGATGATTTACTCACATCCGTTAGTCCTTTAAAaagtataattattaattataataataaaaaggatcaaaatataaacaaatctGGAGAAACTTCTTCGGGTTTCTGTACGCCTCACAAAGCGTTAGGATATATTGACTCGAAAAAAACAATtg aTATAACCAATTTGTCGGGTGCGaaggaagaagaagaaataataGACAGCTTAAGTGAAAATgatatagaagaaaaaaacgAAGAAGCCACTAATTTAGTTTTTGTTGAAGAAAAATTTAGAGGTGGTTACTTACTAGAAGACTTTGAAGAAATTTATCCTAacgaatattattttaagcCTATGTTAAAAACATATCAAGCAGAAGGGGTGTGGTGGATGTATACAAGGGAAAATCCACCTGAATATACTAAAAAATTGGAACAAGACaaaagtaatataaatgaaattataatagatgatgttataaaaataccAACACAAAAGGATGATACAgaaaaagtatataaaaataataataaccaaGGAAAAGAAATAACTATTGTggatattacaaatatttataaaaatgaaaattacgAACAAAAATTTAATGGAAAAATCGAAAAGGATCACCTTAATATTAAAGATGAATACAAAAAATGTTATCATAAAGTTAATAGTAAAACAGAAAATTttgaaacaaatataaagaatgaaaaatgttatatgaaAACAGAAtgtaaagaagaaataattaatgataccataaaatgtaaaaaatctATTGATCATGTAAAAGTAGAAGAAAGTAGTGATTATGAAAATGCAGATGATGACATACGAAATAGAGAACCATTAAACCCATTATGGGAAGAACATGCATTTATTCCTAAcatcaaaatatatgaaaaagataCACTTGTGTGTAttctaaaatatttttatgtgaaTAAATTAACAGGAGCCTTTTCATTGACATATCCTCAATTTGTGCCACCATTCAGAGGAGGTATATTAGCAGATGAAATGGGATTAGGAAAAACTATTCAAAGTATAGGTTTAATTACACatgatatatatcataataaattatatactaaaaataataatttaggaaataaaaaaaatttcacaTATTTAATTGAAAATACTATAAAAGGAGTACATTTTAAAAGAGGAGGTACATTAGTTATTGCTCCTCTAGCTTTAATATATCAATGGAAAGAAGAAATTGAAAGACATACCAAAGAAGGTTTTGTTacatgttatatttattatggtACTTCTAAAGATATTAGTAGTGAAGAATTATCTGGATATTCTGTAGTTTTAACAACATATTCTACTTTAGTTtctgaatataaaaatacgcttaataaaaaatttacaaataaaactgaaaataataataaaagtaggTACACAAATAAAGaatctttttttaaagatcAATCAAGTAGTATTACAAAACAAAAGATGAATAACTTTTTTATGAAAACTGTATTAAATACTGGtaacaaaaataatgataatatattttttgataataaaaaaaagaatagtacaatgttatataatatgaaagaatatccattatataatataacatggAGAAGAATTATAATTGATGAAGCTCATGttattaagaataaaaattcCATTCAATCAGTTGCAGTATGGAAATTAAGAGGAGAAAGAAATTGGTGTTTAACTGGAACACCAATACAAAATtctatatttgatatatttccTCTTTTCCGATTTTTAGGAATAAAACCATATGGTACTATTGAATGGTGGAATAAAGAAATTGTAGATTAtgtaaataagaataaattaaatttggCTTTAGATGTGGTACGAAAAATTTCATCACCTATATTATTAAGAAGAACCAAAAAATCCAAAACAAAAGATGGAAATTCTATAATATCCTtgccaaaaaaaaatatacatttagaAAAATTAGAATTTTCATTAGAAGAAGAAGATTTTTATAGAGCCATTTTTTATAGAAGCAAAACCAAATTTGATACTTATATGCATGATGGAAATGTCTTAAGTCATTATTCTCATGTTCTACAACTTTTATTAAGGTTAAGACAATGTTGTTCTCATCCTTTGTTGTTATTTTCCAAGCCTTTTTTTGAGGAATGGAATAGAGATGATATTAACGATGctttgaaaaataaaactaaTAATGAAATCAATGGtgatgatttaaaaaaaagtgaatatattaacaatacAGATGTAAATGCatataaaattgaaaaaaataaaatcgaTGAAGAAATTGATTACAATAATTCATCTTTCAATAAGATAGATCATTCAAATGAGAATAATATaggaaataatttaatatataattttatattaggATCAACcaaatcaaaaaatatagatgatGATTATGCAAAAGAACTTGAAATCTTAAAAAACGGTAATGTCATGCAATGTTGTATTTGTTTAGAAGATGCAACATATCCACTAATTAGTAAATGTTTGCATATTATGTGTAAAAAATGTGCAGacaattattttcatttaactCAAATAGCAGACAAAAAATGTCCACAAtgtgataattatataagtCTAAAATCATTAAAAACATTGCAAGAAAACAAATCTCCTTTAGATgacttattaaaaaaaatgaaaaaagataATTTCGTATATTCAACCAAgttaaagaaattatttgaGCATGTTCAAAAGGATATGCAAAATGAATTACACATTGTTGTCTTTTCACAATGGATAGGATTTCTTAAAATTATAGAAAagttattaaatatacataatatagcaaataaaatatatgacgGTTCATTAACATTTGAACAAAGAAAAGCTACATTGAATTGGTTCAATATACAAAAGGGGAAAATATATCAACCAGGAGTAGGATTTATAAAACCATCTTATGTTATACCTGTCGAAAATTTTGCTGGTAAAGTTTTATTATGTTCATTAAAAGCTGGAGGAGTGGGATTAAATTTAACCGTGTCATCAAAAGTATATTTAATGGATTTGTGGTGGAATCCAGCTATAGAAGATCAAGCCTTTGAAAGAGTACATAGAATAGGTCAATTAAAAGAagttaatatttataaatttgttTTAGAAAAAACAGTAGAAGAAAGAATTTTACAAATCCATCAAAGTAAACAATATACAGCTAACCAAATTTTAACCCAAGAGggaaataaattaaatactGAAATGAATATGATTCCGCAGAAATTAGGAATGGATGACTTTATATTAATGTTCAAAGATTGGAATACAgatgaataa
- a CDS encoding UDP-N-acetylglucosamine pyrophosphorylase, putative — translation MQKVFQLLEQYNQDFLLEYFKKCPSFDFNNLNVNDLEHYLQNLNKFKNEDKEKKEYLISPPELIDVDSIYNCNKPPNGSIFINTYKKENLCNELKEIGIEIIRKNEVSVLFLAGGLGSRLGLNNPKGLLEVTPLMNKTFLQYFFEQIIFLQEYCSLYEKHEYLNKMNEYHTLNKNDNIKKGINNNIHNNNNINDIYNDNISEHNRSSIINVNDIKASKFKKYNINLDIHEFKNQEKKKPIIYIYIMTSNFTHDNIVKYLQNNNFFGLKKEQVIFFKQCDNFSTDLNYNLLLSSPEVFLENPGGNGCIFKALDRYNIIDHMIKENIKYIQIVSIDNILNKIADPILIGFCSFFNCDIANKSVQKKDNESMGVFCLKEKVKNKIKKYNQRNKDSIFKNDNTFSVCEYTELNDSILNNKELFKYGNICHHIITLDFLKHIVKNKIYNKLKLHKIIRKKDYVDIKSLIKDNNEHLINSTVFCYEYFIFDIFKYARNILSIEVNRHKEFYPIKNKNNDYGILNAQKALSNLHKSWLQYKNINIIDNKNEEKNFCEISPLVSYDGTFFFDLPQQKDINLPYILERNINS, via the coding sequence ATGCAAAAAGTTTTCCAACTCTTAGAACAATACAATCAAGATTTTCTACTAGAGTATTTTAAAAAGTGTCCATCATttgattttaataatttaaatgttAACGATTTAGAAcattatttacaaaatttgAACAAATtcaaaaatgaagataaagaaaagaaagaatatttaatatCTCCACCTGAACTTATTGATGTTGATAGTATTTATAATTGTAATAAACCACCAAATGGaagtatatttattaatacatacaaaaaagaaaatttatgTAATGAGTTAAAAGAAATAGGTATAGAgattattagaaaaaatgaaGTTTCTGTTTTATTCTTAGCTGGAGGATTAGGATCTCGCCTTGGATTAAATAATCCTAAAGGTTTATTAGAAGTTACTCCTTTGATGAATAAAACGtttttacaatatttttttgagcaaattatatttttacaggAATATTGTTCACTCTATGAAAAACACGAATAtcttaataaaatgaatgagTACCATACATTaaacaaaaatgataatattaaaaagggcataaataataatatacataataataataatattaatgatatttataatgataatataagtgAACATAACAGATCATCtattataaatgtaaacGATATAAAAGCctcaaaatttaaaaaatataatataaatttggaTATACATGAATTTAAAaatcaagaaaaaaaaaaaccaatcatttacatttatattatgaccTCAAATTTTACCCATGATAATATAGTgaaatatttacaaaataataatttttttggtttGAAAAAGGAAcaagtaatattttttaaacagTGTGATAATTTTTCAACAGATTTGAATTATAATTTACTTTTATCAAGTCCAGAAGTCTTTTTAGAAAATCCTGGAGGAAATGGATGTATTTTTAAAGCTTTAgatagatataatataattgatcatatgataaaagaaaatattaaatatattcaaattgtaagtattgataatatattaaataaaatagcaGACCCAATACTAATAGGATTTTGCTCATTCTTCAATTGCGATATAGCTAATAAATCCGTCCAAAAGAAAGATAATGAATCGATGGGtgttttttgtttaaaagaaaaagtaaaaaataaaataaaaaaatataatcaaagaaataaagacagtatatttaaaaatgataatacattTTCTGTATGTGAATATACTGAATTAAATGATtccattttaaataataaagaattatttaaatatgggAATATATGTCATCATATAATTACACtagattttttaaaacacattgtaaaaaataaaatatataataaattaaaattacataaaataataaggaaaaaaGATTATGTTGATATTAAATCGTTAATTAAGGATAATAATGAACACCTAATTAATTCTACAGTTTTTTGTTAtgaatatttcatttttgatatttttaaatatgctCGTAATATCTTATCCATAGAAGTTAATAGGCATAAGGAATTTTAtccaataaaaaataaaaataacgaCTACGGAATATTAAATGCCCAAAAAGCATTAAGTAATTTACATAAATCTTGGCtgcaatataaaaatattaatattattgataataaaaatgaagaaaaaaatttctgTGAAATATCTCCGCTTGTTTCTTATGATGGAACATTCTTTTTTGACTTACCACAACAGAAGGATATAAATCTTCCATATATTTTggaaagaaatattaattcataa
- a CDS encoding kelch protein K13, which yields MEGEKAKANSISNFSMTYDRESGGNSNSGDDKSGSSSENDSNSFMNLTSDKNEKTENNSFLLNNSSYANMKDSLLESIDMSVLDSNFDSKKDFLPSNLSRTFNNMSKDNIGNKYLNKLLNKKKDTIVNENNNNNINNNNLTTNNITNNLINNNMNSPSILNTNKKENFLDAANLINDDSGLSNLKKFSTANNINDSYEKKIIETELSDASDFENMVGDLRITFINWLKKTQMNFIREKDKLYKDKKELEMERVRLYKELENRKNIEEQKLHDERKKLDIDISNGYKQIKKEKEEHRKRFDEERLRFLQEIDKIKLVLYLEKEKYYQEYKNFENDKKKIVDANIATETMIDINVGGAIFETSRHTLTQQKDSFIEKLLSGRHHVTRDKQGRIFLDRDSELFRIILNFLRNPLTIPIPKDLSESEALLKEAEFYGIKFLPFPLVFCIGGFDGVEYLNSMELLDISQQCWRMCTPMSTKKAYFGSAVLNNFLYVFGGNNYDYKALFETEVYDRLRDVWFVSSNLNIPRRNNCGVTSNGRIYCIGGYDGSSIIPNVEAYDHRMKAWVEVSPLNTPRSSAMCVAFDNKIYVIGGTNGERLNSIEVYDEKMNKWEQFPYALLEARSSGAAFNYLNQIYVVGGIDNEHNILDSVEQYQPFNKRWQFLNGVPEKKMNFGAATLSDSYIITGGENGEVLNSCHFFSPDTNEWQLGPSLLVPRFGHSVLIANI from the coding sequence atggaAGGAGAAAAAGCAAAAGCAAATAGTATCTCTAATTTTTCTATGACCTATGATAGAGAATCTGGTGGTAACAGCAATAGTGGTGATGATAAAAGTGGAAGTAGTAGCGAGAATGATTCAAATTCATTTATGAATTTAACTAGTGATAAGAATGAGAAAACCGAAAATAATAGTTTCcttttaaataatagtaGTTATGCAAATATGAAAGATAGCTTATTAGAATCCATTGATATGAGTGTATTAGATTCCAACTTTGATAGTAAAAAAGATTTCTTACCAAGCAATTTATCGAGaacttttaataatatgtctaaagataatataggaaataaatatttaaataaattgttaaataaaaaaaaagatactattgtaaatgaaaataataataataatataaataataataatttgacgacaaataatataactaataatcttattaataataatatgaattccCCATCAATTTTGAATActaacaaaaaagaaaattttttagATGCAGCAAATCTTATAAATGATGATTCTGGATTAAGCAATTTAAAAAAGTTTTCAACtgcaaataatataaatgatagttatgaaaagaaaattattgaAACTGAATTAAGTGATGCTAGTGATTTTGAAAATATGGTAGGTGATTTAAGAATAACATTTATTAATTggttaaaaaaaacacaaatgaattttattcgagaaaaagataaattatataaagataaaaaagaacTAGAAATGGAAAGAGTACGATTGTATAAAGAATTAGAAAATCgtaaaaatattgaagaaCAGAAATTACAtgatgaaagaaaaaaattagataTTGACATATCTAATGgttataaacaaataaaaaaagaaaaagaagaacatAGGAAACGATTTGATGAAGAAAGATTAAGATTTTTACAAGAAATcgataaaattaaattagtATTATATttggaaaaagaaaaatattatcaagaatataaaaattttgagaatgataaaaaaaaaattgttgaTGCAAATATTGCAACCGAAACTATGATTGATATAAATGTTGGTGGAGCTATTTTTGAAACATCTAGACATACCTTAACACAGCAGAAAGATTCttttatagaaaaattattaagtGGAAGACATCATGTAACTAGAGATAAACAAGGAAGAATATTCTTAGATAGAGATAGTGAATTATTTAGAATTATACTTAATTTCTTAAGAAATCCATTAACTATACCTATACCAAAAGATTTAAGTGAAAGTGAAGCTTTATTAAAAGAAGCAGAATTTTATGGTATTAAATTTTTACCATTCCCATTAGTATTTTGTATAGGTGGATTTGATGGTgtagaatatttaaattcGATGGAATTATTAGATATTAGTCAACAGTGTTGGCGTATGTGTACACCTATGTCAACTAAAAAAGCATATTTTGGTAGTGctgtattaaataatttcttatatGTTTTTGGTGGTAATAACTATGATTATAAAGCTTTGTTTGAAACTGAGGTATATGATCGTTTAAGAGATGTATGGTTTGTTTCAagtaatttaaatatacctAGAAGAAATAATTGTGGTGTTACGTCAAATGGTAGAATTTATTGTATTGGTGGATATGATGGATCTTCTATTATACCTAATGTAGAAGCATATGATCATCGTATGAAAGCATGGGTAGAAGTTTCACCCTTAAATACCCCAAGATCATCAGCCATGTGTGTTGcatttgataataaaatttatgttATTGGTGGAACTAATGGTGAAAGATTAAATTCTATTGAAgtatatgatgaaaaaatgaataaatggGAACAATTTCCATATGCCTTATTAGAAGCCAGAAGTTCAGGAGCAGCCTTTAATTATCTTAATCAAATATATGTTGTAGGTGGTATTGATAATGAACATAACATATTAGATTCCGTTGAACAATATCAACCATTTAATAAAAGATGGCAATTTCTAAATGGAGTACctgagaaaaaaatgaattttgGAGCTGCTACATTATCAGAttcttatataattacaGGAGGAGAAAATGGGGAAGTTCTAAATTCTTGTCATTTCTTTTCACCAGATACAAATGAATGGCAACTTGGACCATCATTATTAGTTCCCAGATTTGGTCACTCCGTTTTAATagcaaatatataa